AGCAACGTTGCAGGCGAGGCGCAGTACTACGAGATTCCCCCGCGCCATGCATTGACCGATGGCGATGCGCTGCTGTGCGCGTGTCTTACCGGGTGCGGTCTCGCGCAGTTGCCTGGGTGGCTCGCGAGAGAGGCGCTTGCCGAGGGCTCGCTGATCGAAGTGCTGCCTGAATTTGCGACCACGATGCCGATCCACGCCATCTGGCAAAAGACGCGGCATTTGCAGCCGAAGGTGAAGGTCGCGGTCGATGCGCTTGCGAGCCTCGCGAAATCGCAGGCCTCGGTGTTCAGCGCTTGACGAGTGGCCCCGAGCCGTTGCGATTCACCATTCAATTACGGCCGCGTCGCCTCGAGATACCCGACCCGTACCGGCGGCACGAACCACGCGAGACACAGGCCGGCGAGCGCGGCGAGCGCGGCGACGACAAGGCCCATGTGGATCGATTCCACGAGCGCGCCGCGCGCCGAGCTCATCATCGCGTCGCCGGCGTGACCGGCGCTCACGAGGCGGCTGATCAGCGCGGCCTGGTCGGCGCGGTCCACGAGCAGTTCTGGACTCGCAAACGACTTGAACCACTGCGTTGCCTGATACGAGTCCAGCGAACGATTCACGCCCATGGTGTAGAGATGCCCGAGCAGCGCGCCGGTCATCGCCGTGCCCAGCATGCCGCCGAAGGTGCGCAGAGATTGCAGCATCGCCGTGGCGGCGCCGAGATGGTCACGCGAGACGATCTGCTGCGAGCAAACAGTGAGGCTCGTACCCACGAGGCCCAGTCCCAGGCCGCTCGCGCCCATGCACGCCATCCACACGAGATGCGGCTCGTTGCCTCGCAGCACGACCACCGCGAGGCTCGCGAAGGCGGACAGTGCGAAGCCGACATAGAGAATCGCGTTGGCGCGCCGGATGCGCGTGACCACGCGGTTGTTCACGAAACTGCCCACCGTCGTGCCGAGCAGGAGCGGCGTGATCAGCATGCCCGAGGCGCGCGGCGACATCGCGTAGCCGCCCTGAAATAGCAGCGGCACGTAGAAAACGAGCGAGAACAACGCGAACCCGCCGAGCACCGACATCGCAAAGAGCGGACCGAGCTTGCGATCGAGCAGCATGTCCACGGGGATGATCGGATAGCCCATGCGCTTTTCCCAGAAGAAAAGCGTGAGCGAAAAGACCAGCACGATTGTGGCCAGCACGATGGTCGTGGTGGTCCATCCTTGCTTCGGCCACAGCTCGATCAACAACTGCAGCGCGCCGAACGTGACAGCGACGACGCAAGCGCCGAGCCAGTCGAGACGCAGCCGCGCCCCCTCGCGCGCATGGTGCAGATGCGGCAGGAACGCGTGCACGAAGAAGAGCGCGACGAGACCCACCGGCACGTTGACGAAGAACACGAGCCGCCAGCTGCCGTGCTGCGTCAGCATGCCCCCGAGCGTGGGCCCGACCATGTTCGCAATGCCAAACGCGGAGGTGACGAACACCAGCCAGCGCAGGCGTAACCTCGGATCGGGGAACAGGTCGGCGACGGTCGCGAATACTGTGCCCATCATGATGCCGCCGCCAATACCTTGCAGGCCGCGCGCAAGCACGAGAAACAGCATGTTGTTCGCCACCCCGCAAAGCACCGATGCGAGGGTGAAGAGCAGAATGGCGGCGAGCATGAACGGCTTGCGGCCGAACAGATCGCCCAGACGCCCGAAGATCGGAATGGTGATGACGGAGGCCAGCATGTAGGCCGTCGCCACCCATGCATAGAGTTCGAAGCCCTTGAGCTCCGCAACGATGCGCGGCAACGCGGTGCCGACAATGGTCTGATCGAGTGCGATCAGCATCGACACCGACGCGACGCCGAGCATCGCCAATACCGACTCGCGAAACGGCAGCAGTTGCCGTCCTTGATCCTGAAGCTCGATGCCGGCGGCCATGGAGCGCTCCTTGCCGCCGTGAAGCGGCTAATCTGCAGTGCGGTGCCCGGCAACATGCGAGTCGGTCGGGCCGCCGCGCGCAACCTTCATGCGACGAGCATTGATGGTACGCCCGCCTGTGCGAACTTGACGGTACGAACACGAGATCGAGGCAGTTATTCCACTCGGCTCGTCAGGGCCCGGAAGCAGCAAAGCGTTTGACAACGTTTCGCCGCTCGTCAATGCGCAAGCGATTGGGGTCCGCATGGAGTAAATCGGCTATTGGGCTGTTTGCCATCACGTCGAATGCGATTCGACCGATACGGAGGGGACGTCATGAACGCTGCAATACGACTCGTTTTACGAGCAATGGTGTGCGGTGCGGCCGTGCTTTCCCTGGCCGGGCTGTGCGCCGCGCCGTCGAGCGACGCGGGGCCGTCCCGCAACAGCGAAGAAGGCTTGTTTCTTTCCGAAAACGACGCGGCCATGACGAAGATGATGGCCGGCATGGCGGCGAGGCCCACGGGCGATATCGACCGCGATTTCGTCGCAACGATGATTCCGCACCACCAGGGCGCGATCGACATGGCCATGGCGGAACTGCGGCATGGACACAACGAACAGCTGCGCAGGATTGCTCAGGAGATCGTGGTCGAGCAACAGCAGGAGATCGTCGCCATGCGCCTTGCGGTGCATGACGCGCTCGCCGCGCCGGCGCCGATGTCCCACTGACCCACTCGCGTCACGACGCAGGAGACAACGTCATGAACACCCACCTCATCCTTGGCGCGGGCATGATTGCCGCATGGCTGGCTGCCTCGACGCTCGCCGAAGCGGGGCAGGTCCCAGGCTCCCTCACGGCTGCCGATATTCCGGTCAGTCATCGCGACCGCGTCTATTCGTCTGATCAGTTTTCGAACACCGTTTCGGTCATCGATCCCGCCGCCAATCGTTTGATCGGCGTGATCCGGCTCGGGGAGCCGACGCCGGCCAACTTCAGCCCGCTGTATCACGGTCAGTTGCTCGTGCACGGAATGGGCTTTTCTCCCGATCACCGCACACTCGCCATTGTTTCCATCGGCTCGAATTCGGTGACGTTTATCGATACGCAAACCAATTCGGTCAAGCACGTGACCTATGTGGGCCGCTCTCCGCACGAGGCCTTTTTCACGCCGGACGGCAATGAGGTGTGGGTGACCGTGCGCGGCGAGAATTACGTCGATGTGCTCGACGCAAAGACCTTCGAAGAGAAGACGCGCATTGTCGTGCCAGCCGGGCCGGGCATGCAGATCTTCTCGCCGGATGGAAAGTACGGGTATATCTGTTCGTCCTTCAACCCGGAAACCGACGTTGTTTCGGTCGCCGATCACCAGATCGTGGCGAAGGTCACGCAGGCGAGCCCGTTCTGCCCGAACATTGCGGCCACGCCGGATGGCCGGCAGGTCTGGTTCACGCTCAAGGACGTGGGCAAGACTCAGGTGTTCGACGCGCGGCCGCCGTTTGCACTGCTAAAAACGCTCGATACGGGGCCGATCACCAATCATGTGAACATCGTGCAGAATGCCCACGGCATGTTTGCGTACGTCACGGTGGGCGGCCTGAACCAGATCAAGGTGTTTCGTACCGACGACTTTTCGCAGGTGGCGACCATCGCCGTCGGCAGCCTGCCGCACGGCATCTGGCCGTCCGGCGACGGCACGCGTGTCTACGTGGGCCTCGAAAACGGCGATGCGATGACGGCTATCGACACGCTGACCAACAAGGTCATCGCCACGGTGCCGGTCGGCCAGGCG
This genomic window from Paraburkholderia acidiphila contains:
- a CDS encoding MFS transporter — translated: MAAGIELQDQGRQLLPFRESVLAMLGVASVSMLIALDQTIVGTALPRIVAELKGFELYAWVATAYMLASVITIPIFGRLGDLFGRKPFMLAAILLFTLASVLCGVANNMLFLVLARGLQGIGGGIMMGTVFATVADLFPDPRLRLRWLVFVTSAFGIANMVGPTLGGMLTQHGSWRLVFFVNVPVGLVALFFVHAFLPHLHHAREGARLRLDWLGACVVAVTFGALQLLIELWPKQGWTTTTIVLATIVLVFSLTLFFWEKRMGYPIIPVDMLLDRKLGPLFAMSVLGGFALFSLVFYVPLLFQGGYAMSPRASGMLITPLLLGTTVGSFVNNRVVTRIRRANAILYVGFALSAFASLAVVVLRGNEPHLVWMACMGASGLGLGLVGTSLTVCSQQIVSRDHLGAATAMLQSLRTFGGMLGTAMTGALLGHLYTMGVNRSLDSYQATQWFKSFASPELLVDRADQAALISRLVSAGHAGDAMMSSARGALVESIHMGLVVAALAALAGLCLAWFVPPVRVGYLEATRP
- a CDS encoding DUF305 domain-containing protein encodes the protein MNAAIRLVLRAMVCGAAVLSLAGLCAAPSSDAGPSRNSEEGLFLSENDAAMTKMMAGMAARPTGDIDRDFVATMIPHHQGAIDMAMAELRHGHNEQLRRIAQEIVVEQQQEIVAMRLAVHDALAAPAPMSH
- a CDS encoding YncE family protein; its protein translation is MNTHLILGAGMIAAWLAASTLAEAGQVPGSLTAADIPVSHRDRVYSSDQFSNTVSVIDPAANRLIGVIRLGEPTPANFSPLYHGQLLVHGMGFSPDHRTLAIVSIGSNSVTFIDTQTNSVKHVTYVGRSPHEAFFTPDGNEVWVTVRGENYVDVLDAKTFEEKTRIVVPAGPGMQIFSPDGKYGYICSSFNPETDVVSVADHQIVAKVTQASPFCPNIAATPDGRQVWFTLKDVGKTQVFDARPPFALLKTLDTGPITNHVNIVQNAHGMFAYVTVGGLNQIKVFRTDDFSQVATIAVGSLPHGIWPSGDGTRVYVGLENGDAMTAIDTLTNKVIATVPVGQAPQAVAYVPDAVPQGDGMANTQPLGAAGEAAHVTLVPVGGAPAGQGSAPTSVALFDQGLLQVLQAAVTGLQAGQTYFLGLSDHADGSGRIDVLASFKTNPAGSAIVNTLGQIRQVVAPGTPATPGVADHRRYLVIAPSVGGAPGPAVQVQAL